A genomic window from Pseudomonas argentinensis includes:
- a CDS encoding bestrophin family ion channel gives MHSVTRGYRYLLKTFGYVGWSLFWLLIWDIIVTVDYMLFLDRRINLPSMPLTLLGSALVVLISFRNSSAYNRWWEARTIWGALINGSRSFARQVLTLIDDHEGANPAKVVLLRRHVAYIRSLSASLRNQPCEDEVRAFVSAEEFDRRGTTNNFPNDILNGSAAMLASEYKAGRLDSIRLTRLESTLVDVSNCQGGLERIANTPLPYPYVYFPRLFITLFCVIVPIGLVETLEWYTPLASTVVGFMLLAIERVGSDLQSPFQVSEHQIQMDALCETIEKNLESMQRDAQRERDGRLLED, from the coding sequence ATGCATTCCGTTACCCGTGGTTATCGCTACCTGCTCAAGACCTTCGGCTATGTCGGCTGGTCACTGTTCTGGCTGCTGATCTGGGACATCATCGTCACAGTCGACTACATGCTGTTTCTCGACCGCAGGATCAACCTGCCCTCCATGCCACTGACCCTGCTCGGCTCGGCGCTGGTGGTGCTGATCAGCTTTCGCAACAGCAGCGCCTATAACCGCTGGTGGGAAGCACGCACCATCTGGGGCGCGTTGATCAACGGCTCGCGCAGCTTCGCCCGCCAGGTGCTGACCCTGATCGACGACCATGAAGGCGCTAACCCTGCCAAGGTGGTGCTGCTACGCCGCCACGTCGCCTACATCCGAAGCCTGTCCGCCAGCCTGCGCAACCAGCCTTGCGAGGACGAGGTGCGGGCGTTCGTCTCCGCCGAGGAGTTCGACCGGCGCGGCACCACCAACAACTTCCCCAACGATATCCTCAACGGCTCTGCGGCGATGCTGGCCAGCGAATACAAGGCGGGGCGCCTGGACAGCATCCGCCTTACCCGTCTGGAATCGACGCTGGTCGACGTCTCCAACTGCCAGGGCGGCCTGGAGCGTATCGCCAACACGCCGCTGCCCTACCCCTACGTGTATTTCCCGCGCCTGTTCATCACCCTGTTCTGCGTGATCGTGCCGATCGGCCTGGTCGAGACCCTGGAGTGGTACACGCCGCTGGCCTCGACGGTGGTCGGCTTCATGCTGCTGGCGATCGAACGGGTGGGCAGCGATCTGCAGAGCCCCTTCCAGGTCAGCGAGCACCAGATCCAGATGGATGCGCTGTGCGAGACCATCGAGAAGAACCTCGAATCGATGCAACGCGACGCGCAGCGCGAGCGCGACGGGCGCCTCCTCGAAGACTGA
- a CDS encoding DUF2167 domain-containing protein translates to MFYKELLLAGLLVTAVPLTWADQASAQAEQETPAAQAADGEYLSEEQFLDSLTFRSGKVVVGSNLATLNLPDNMVFLDGADAERVLVEAWGNPPDDKLPLGMILPKGVSPLADESWAVTVEYEESGYVSDEDAADIDYNDMLEDLQDGARADNEWRAENGYEPIAIVGWASAPHYDAAGKKLHWAKEVKFGDSDEHILNYNIRVLGRKGVLVLNFIAGMHQLPQIEENVPAVLAMTDFNDGNRYADFNPDLDEVAAYGLGALIAGKAAAKVGLFAAALVLLKKLWFLPVLLIGWLWRRVTGKKQQPAPVEPQVQPEAKAEPAPSEAPPRVASVMDLNNPPDDKHK, encoded by the coding sequence CTGCTGGTCACCGCCGTTCCCCTGACCTGGGCGGACCAGGCGTCGGCGCAGGCCGAGCAGGAAACCCCAGCCGCGCAAGCGGCTGACGGCGAGTACCTCAGCGAGGAGCAGTTTCTAGACAGCCTCACCTTTCGCTCCGGCAAGGTGGTGGTCGGCAGCAACCTGGCGACCCTGAACCTGCCGGACAACATGGTGTTTCTCGATGGCGCCGATGCCGAGCGCGTGCTGGTCGAAGCCTGGGGCAACCCGCCGGATGACAAGCTGCCGCTGGGCATGATCTTGCCCAAGGGCGTTTCGCCCCTGGCCGACGAGTCCTGGGCGGTGACCGTCGAGTACGAGGAAAGCGGCTACGTGTCCGACGAAGACGCCGCCGATATCGACTACAACGACATGCTCGAGGACCTGCAGGACGGCGCCAGGGCCGACAACGAATGGCGCGCCGAAAACGGCTACGAGCCGATCGCCATCGTCGGCTGGGCCTCGGCGCCGCACTACGATGCGGCGGGCAAGAAACTGCACTGGGCCAAGGAAGTGAAGTTCGGCGACAGTGACGAGCACATCCTCAACTACAACATCCGCGTGCTGGGCCGTAAGGGTGTGCTGGTGCTGAACTTCATCGCCGGCATGCACCAGTTGCCGCAGATCGAGGAGAACGTGCCGGCGGTACTGGCCATGACCGACTTCAACGATGGCAACCGCTACGCCGACTTCAACCCGGACCTCGACGAAGTGGCGGCCTACGGCCTTGGCGCGCTGATCGCCGGCAAGGCGGCGGCCAAGGTGGGCCTGTTCGCTGCGGCGCTGGTGCTGCTGAAAAAGCTGTGGTTCCTGCCCGTGCTGCTGATCGGCTGGTTATGGCGGCGCGTCACCGGCAAGAAACAGCAGCCGGCGCCAGTCGAGCCTCAGGTACAGCCTGAAGCCAAGGCAGAGCCCGCACCGAGCGAAGCGCCGCCGCGGGTGGCGAGCGTGATGGATCTGAACAACCCGCCTGACGACAAGCACAAGTAA
- a CDS encoding MFS transporter permease has product MDNLYQPPSADLLQQARADGTFFVTSTRKLYLLYFFTLGFYSIYWAYKHWDRQRASMLPKKINPAARSIFHIFFIHSLCRLIQGQLQAKGLGEWKYSAIAWLYIGMVFFGNGLSRVESFGHPMLDIVLLIAATLATAWPLATIQQQANLASGDPAGEQNSRFSLANWLCMLPGLLLWLFIVIAMFLPE; this is encoded by the coding sequence ATGGACAATCTCTATCAGCCCCCCAGCGCCGATCTGCTGCAGCAAGCGCGCGCCGACGGCACCTTCTTCGTTACCTCCACCCGCAAGCTGTACCTGCTGTACTTCTTCACGCTTGGCTTCTACTCGATCTACTGGGCCTACAAGCACTGGGATCGCCAGCGGGCCAGCATGCTGCCGAAGAAGATCAACCCGGCCGCGCGCTCGATCTTTCATATCTTTTTCATCCACTCACTGTGCCGGCTGATTCAGGGCCAGCTGCAGGCCAAGGGCCTCGGCGAGTGGAAGTACAGCGCCATTGCATGGCTGTACATCGGCATGGTCTTCTTCGGCAACGGTCTTTCCCGCGTCGAGAGTTTCGGCCATCCGATGCTGGACATCGTGCTGCTGATCGCGGCCACTCTGGCGACCGCCTGGCCGCTGGCAACCATCCAGCAGCAGGCCAACCTGGCCAGCGGCGACCCGGCAGGCGAGCAGAACAGCCGTTTCAGCCTGGCCAACTGGCTGTGCATGCTGCCCGGGCTGCTGCTCTGGCTGTTTATCGTCATCGCGATGTTCCTACCCGAGTGA